Proteins encoded in a region of the Larimichthys crocea isolate SSNF chromosome XVI, L_crocea_2.0, whole genome shotgun sequence genome:
- the scn4aa gene encoding sodium channel protein type 4 subunit alpha A isoform X3 has translation MFLKWDCCKPWVTFKNWVHFVVMDPFVDLAITICIVLNTLFMAMEHYPMTPEFDYMLSVGNLVFTGIFTAEMFFKLIAMDPYYYFQVGWNIFDSIIVTLSLVELGLANVQGLSVLRSFRLLRVFKLAKSWPTLNMLIKIIGNSVGALGNLTLVLAIIVFIFAVVGMQLFGKSYKDCVCKISVDCELPRWHMNDFFHSFLIVFRILCGEWIETMWDCMEVAGPGMCLVVFMMVMVIGNLVVLNLFLALLLSSFSGDNLSAGDDDGEMNNLQIAIGRITRGIDWLKAFVVRMVLRLLGRKPKEPDEDLTDDGDAKMECIEMNHLDTSGDLKMADGIANCLVEGRPSGFIVDGELSGLNVPIALGESDFENLGEDDEDDEDTNDSEFTEEKNNQLYLENAADEISMLETVKLMGALTDGDSSVCSTVDYQPPEPEPEEVEEEEEDPAEPEACFTDNCVKRWPCLTVDITEGKGKKWWNLRKTCFTIVEHDWFETFIIFMILLSSGALAFEDIHIERRRTIKIILEFADKVFTYIFIIEMLLKWTAYGFKTYFTNAWCWLDFFIVDISLISLFANWMGYSELGPIKSLRTLRALRPLRALSRFEGMRVVVNALVGAIPSIFNVLLVCLIFWLIFSIMGVNLFAGKFYRCINTTTEELFPMSEVNNRSDCMAVKEATQDARWVNVKVNYDNVGKGYLSLLQVATFKGWMDIMYAAVDSREVEEQPSYEINLYMYMYFVIFIIFGSFFTLNLFIGVIIDNFNQQKKKFGDKDIFMTEEQKKYYDAMKKLGSKKPQKPIPRPTNLIQGMVFDFISQQFFDIFIMVLICLNMVSMMVETDNQSPEKEEFLFKLNVAFIIVFTGECVLKLFALRQYYFTNGWNIFDFVVVILSIAGTMLSDIIEKYFVSPTLFRVIRLARIGRILRLIKGAKGIRTLLFALMMSLPALFNIGLLLFLIMFIFSIFGMSNFAYVKKGAGIDDIFNFETFGGSIICLFEITTSAGWDGLLLPMLNKDFPDCDPDIENPGTDVKGNCGNPGMSMIFFCGYIIVSFLVVVNMYIAIILENFNVAQEESGDALCEEDFEMFNETWEKFDLDGTMFIEYSQLSDFCDTLQEPLRVAKPNRLRLIEMDLPLVIGDRIHCLDVLLAVTQMVLGDTVEMAAMRESIEAKFILNNPTSDSFAPITTTVRHKEEQMAAVVIQKAYRNHLLKRCIRHAAFLHHCKRMGRKDEGEDPPEKEGMLAQRMGVLYGSNVDLAEEMEQAALETLASQQPPSPETLSHHTGAECDPEPLEPNIMVVPVEITNEVLLHSAPSQYLLTLPANLRESIV, from the exons ATGTTTCTGAAGTGGGACTGCTGCAAGCCGTGGGTGACCTTTAAAAATTGGGTGCACTTTGTGGTGATGGACCCTTTTGTTGACTTGGCCATCACCATCTGCATCGTGCTCAACACCCTCTTCATGGCGATGGAGCACTACCCCATGACCCCAGAGTTTGACTACATGCTCTCTGTGGGGAATCTG GTTTTCACTGGAATcttcacagctgaaatgttCTTCAAGCTCATCGCCATGGATCCCTACTACTACTTTCAAGTCGGCTGGAATATTTTCGACAGCATCATTGTCACTCTCAGTCTGGTTGAGTTGGGGTTGGCAAATGTCCAGGGACTGTCTGTTCTTAGGTCCTTCCGTCTG CTTCGTGTCTTCAAACTAGCCAAGTCCTGGCCCACACTCAACATGCTGATCAAGATCATCGGCAACTCAGTGGGAGCTTTAGGAAACCTGACTTTGGTGCTGGCCATCATCGTCTTTATCTTCGCCGTGGTGGGGATGCAGCTCTTCGGCAAGAGCTATAAGGACTGCGTGTGCAAGATCTCCGTAGACTGCGAGCTGCCTCGCTGGCACATGAACGACTTCTTCCACTCGTTCCTCATCGTGTTCCGCATCCTGTGTGGGGAGTGGATCGAGACCATGTGGGACTGTATGGAGGTGGCCGGACCTGGGATGTGTTTAGTTGTCTTCATGATGGTCATGGTCATTGGAAATCTAGTG GTGTTGAACCTCTTCCTGGCCCTGCTGCTCAGCTCGTTCAGTGGAGACAACCTCTCAGCAGGGGACGATGACGGCGAGATGAACAACCTCCAGATTGCCATCGGCAGGATCACTCGGGGAATCGACTGGCTCAAAGCATTCGTCGTTCGGATGGTCCTGCGGCTTCTTGGCAGAAAGCCCAAAGAGCCTGATGAGGACCTGACGGACGACGGGGACGCTAAAATGGAGTGTATCGAAATGAACCACTTGGACACCAGTGGGGATTTAAAAATGGCCGATGGGATAGCTAATTGTTTGGTTGAAGGCCGGCCCTCTGGATTTATTGTAGACGGAGAGCTCAGCGGTCTCAATGTGCCGATCGCCCTGGGAGAGTCCGACTTTGAAAACCTAGGCGAGGATGATGAGGACGACGAAGACACCAATGACTCTGAgtttacagaagaaaaaaacaaccaacttTACCTG GAAAACGCAGCAGATGAAATTAGCATGCTGGAAACCGTCAAA CTGATGGGTGCTTTGACTGATGGGGATTCTTCAGTGTGTAGCACAGTGGACTATCAACCACCTGAGCCTGAACCAGaggaagtagaagaagaagaagaagaccccGCGGAGCCAGAGGCCTGCTTCACTGACA ACTGCGTGAAGCGCTGGCCGTGTCTGACCGTGGATATCACCGAAGGTAAAGGCAAAAAATGGTGGAACCTCCGTAAGACTTGCTTCACCATCGTGGAGCATGACTGGTTTGAAACCTTCATCATTTTTATGATCCTCCTCAGCAGTGGAGCTCTG GCCTTTGAAGACATACACATAGAAAGACGCCGAACCATCAAAATTATTCTGGAGTTTGCCGACAAAGTTTTCACCTACATCTTTATCATCGAGATGCTCCTTAAATGGACCGCGTATGGCTTCAAGACCTACTTCACCAACGCTTGGTGTTGGTTAGACTTTTTCATCGTAGAT ATTTCCCTGATTAGTTTATTCGCCAACTGGATGGGCTACTCCGAACTTGGACCAATCAAATCCCTCAGGACTCTCAGGGCGTTGAGGCCTCTTCGAGCCCTGTCGAGATTTGAAGGGATGAGG GTGGTAGTGAACGCTCTTGTTGGAGCAATTCCCTCCATCTTCAACGTGCTGCTGGTGTGTCTGATCTTTTGGCTCATCTTCAGCATCATGGGGGTTAACCTGTTTGCCGGGAAGTTCTACCGCTGCATCAACACCACCACGGAGGAGCTTTTCCCCATGTCTGAGGTCAATAACAGGAGCGACTGCATGGCCGTCAAGGAAGCCACACAGGACGCCCGCTGGGTCAACGTCAAAGTCAACTACGACAACGTAGGGAAGGGCTACCTGTCTCTGCTTCAAGTG GCGACTTTTAAAGGCTGGATGGACATCATGTACGCTGCTGTTGACTCAAGAGAG GTAGAGGAACAACCTTCTTACGAGATCAACCtctacatgtacatgtacttCGTCATCTTTATCATCTTTGGCTCTTTCTTCACACTCAACCTCTTCATTGGTGTCATTATTGACAATTTCAaccaacagaagaaaaag TTTGGAGATAAAGACATCTTCATGACTGAGGAACAAAAAAAGTACTACGACGCCATGAAGAAACTTGGTTCCAAGAAGCCACAGAAGCCAATTCCACGTCCAACT AACCTAATCCAGGGAATGGTGTTTGACTTCATCAGTCAGCAGTTTTTTGACATCTTCATCATGGTGCTCATCTGCCTTAATATGGTGTCCATGATGGTGGAGACAGACAACCAAAGTCCAGAGAAGGAAGAATTCCTCTTCAAATTAAACGTGGCTTTCATCATTGTCTTCACTGGGGAGTGCGTGTTGAAGCTTTTTGCCTTGCGACAATACTACTTCACCAACGGATGGAATATTTTTGATTTCGTTGTGGTCATCTTGTCCATAGCTG gtACGATGCTCTCAGATATAATCGAGAAGTACTTTGTGTCACCAACTCTGTTCAGAGTGATCAGACTGGCAAGAATAGGCAGGATTCTGCGTCTTATCAAAGGAGCGAAGGGCATTCGGACGCTTCTCTTCGCTCTGATGATGTCCCTTCCTGCCCTTTTCAACATTGGTCTCCTGCTCTTTCTCATTATGTTCATCTTCTCCATATTTGGGATGTCAAATTTTGCCTATGTCAAAAAGGGGGCCGGAATTGATGATATATTTAATTTTGAGACATTCGGTGGAAGCATTATCTGCCTGTTTGAGATTACAACGTCGGCTGGTTGGGATGGACTTTTACTTCCAATGCTGAACAAGGACTTTCCAGATTGTGATCCAGACATTGAGAACCCAGGCACAGATGTAAAGGGCAACTGTGGCAACCCGGGCATGAGCATGATCTTCTTCTGTGGCTACATCATCGTCTCGTTCTTAGTGGTGGTCAACATGTATATCGCCATTATCTTGGAGAACTTCAATGTGGCTCAGGAGGAGAGTGGCGACGCACTCTGTGAGGAAGACTTTGAGATGTTCAATGAGACTTGGGAGAAGTTTGACTTGGATGGAACGATGTTCATTGAGTATAGCCAGCTCTCAGATTTTTGTGATACCTTGCAGGAGCCATTGAGGGTTGCTAAGCCCAACCGTCTTCGCTTGATTGAAATGGATCTGCCCCTGGTCATCGGGGACAGGATCCACTGCCTGGATGTCTTGTTGGCGGTCACACAGATGGTGCTGGGAGACACGGTGGAGATGGCGGCAATGCGGGAGAGCATCGAGGCTAAGTTCATCCTGAACAACCCCACCTCAGACTCCTTTGCGCCGATTACTACAACGGTGCGCCACAAAGAAGAGCAGATGGCTGCTGTGGTCATTCAAAAGGCTTACCGCAACCACCTACTGAAGCGCTGCATACGCCACGCCGCTTTTCTTCACCACTGTAAGAGGATGGGTAGAAAGGACGAAGGTGAAGATCCACCAGAGAAAGAGGGGATGCTTGCGCAAAGGATGGGAGTGCTGTATGGCAGCAATGTGGACCTTGCAGAGGAGATGGAGCAGGCTGCATTAGAAACTCTAGCAAGCCAACAGCCTCCTAGTCCTGAGACATTGTCACATCACACAGGGGCCGAGTGTGATCCAGAACCGCTTGAGCCAAATATCATGGTTGTACCTGTAGAAATTACTAATGAGGTTTTATTACATTCTGCCCCCAGCCAATACCTCTTGACCCTACCGGCAAACTTGAGAGAGTCAATCGTATAA